In Astyanax mexicanus isolate ESR-SI-001 chromosome 17, AstMex3_surface, whole genome shotgun sequence, a single window of DNA contains:
- the LOC107197633 gene encoding uncharacterized protein LOC107197633 yields MSDSGRTESSSQMSDAQLMQQLALLGWLKTDSVECKNFLTTVTGMQVAREVLHRLSGQDKVDAYRKECIERVADFVRRNPRASQRELNDEVEKNILLFASRVQALDSAPLF; encoded by the exons ATGTCTGATTCAGGGAGAACAGAGTCCAGCAGTCAGATGTCTGATGCTCAGCTAATGCAGCAG ttagCTCTGCTGGGCTGGCTGAAGACTGACAGTGTGGAGTGCAAGAACTTCCTCACCACAGTAACCGGCATGCAGGTGGCACGAGAGGTCCTGCATAGGCTTTCAGGGCAAGATAAAGTGGATGCTTACAGG AAAGAGTGCATCGAACGTGTGGCCGACTTTGTGAGGAGGAATCCCAGAGCATCTCAGAGGGAACTGAATGATGAAGTAGAGAAGAACATCCTTCTGTTCGCCTCCAGAGTTCAGGCTCTAGACTCTGCTCCTCTTTTCTGA
- the kcnk12l gene encoding potassium channel subfamily K member 13 produces the protein MPRRPDVSSSCCLPVHLNEDNARFGLLAALILLYLLCGALVFSALERPSELQAHQQWQEQLDNFTQQHRLSLHSLQVLLRQYEEAFVTGIRVDPLRPRWDFSGAFYFVGTVISTIGFGMTTPATVGGKVFLIFYGLIGCAATILFFNLFLERIITMLAYIMRWCHERQLRRAGVGGVEARGEDDSLEGWKPSVYYVMLILGIAALLIACCASALYSTMEEWDYFDALYFCFVAFSTIGFGDLVSSQRESYKAQEAYRVGNCLFILMGVCCIYSLFNVISIIIKQTLNWILGRLDCSRMQCPCRGRSYRRQGRGCCGCCCCPCLPGQRRSQHPLPSHPRQRVQKRNAVHPAPANEAARKQRFTNASVETVCDSETDAGPGPDGGYLTGRRLSGEMISVNDFMANKVSLAILQKQLSETAHGNPRQSHIRQNGFSGGVGAFAIMNNRLQETSVDR, from the exons ATGCCTCGGAGACCGGATGTCAGCAGCAGCTGTTGCTTGCCAGTTCACCTGAACGAGGACAATGCCCGCTTCGGCCTGCTGGCGGCGCTCATCCTGCTCTACCTGTTGTGTGGGGCTCTTGTGTTTTCTGCCCTGGAGCGGCCCTCTGAGCTGCAGGCTCACCAGCAGTGGCAGGAACAGCTGGACAACTTCACCCAGCAGCACAGGCTGAGTCTGCACAGTCTGCAGGTGCTGCTGAGGCAGTATGAGGAGGCCTTCGTCACGGGGATTCGGGTGGACCCTCTGAGACCCCGCTGGGACTTCTCTGGGGCCTTCTATTTCGTTGGCACAGTGATTTCCACGATAG GCTTTGGCATGACCACACCTGCCACCGTTGGCGGTAAAGTCTTTCTGATATTCTACGGACTCATCGGCTGTGCTGCGACTATTCTGTTCTTCAACCTCTTCTTGGAGCGCATTATCACTATGCTGGCGTACATCATGCGCTGGTGTCACGAGAGGCAGCTGCGACGGGCCGGCGTTGGGGGAGTGGAGGCCCGTGGTGAGGATGACAGCCTGGAGGGCTGGAAACCGTCTGTGTATTATGTGATGCTGATTCTGGGCATCGCTGCATTGTTGATTGCTTGCTGCGCCTCGGCGCTCTACTCCACCATGGAGGAATGGGACTACTTTGATGCTCTGTACTTCTGTTTCGTAGCCTTTAGCACTATTGGCTTTGGTGATTTGGTGAGCAGCCAGAGGGAGAGCTATAAGGCTCAGGAGGCCTACAGGGTAGGCAACTGCCTCTTCATCCTCATGGGCGTCTGCTGCATCTACTCGCTCTTTAACGTCATCTCCATCATCATCAAGCAGACGCTGAACTGGATCCTGGGTAGGCTGGACTGCAGCAGGATGCAGTGCCCGTGTCGAGGTCGCTCCTACAGGAGGCAGGGCCGGGGCtgctgcggctgctgctgctgcccctgCCTGCCCGGTCAGCGCCGCAGCCAACACCCCCTGCCCAGCCACCCCCGGCAGAGAGTGCAAAAACGCAACGCTGTGCACCCTGCCCCTGCTAATGAGGCAGCGAGAAAGCAGCGTTTCACTAATGCATCAGTGGAAACAGTGTGCGACAGTGAGACTGATGCTGGCCCGGGGCCAGATGGAGGTTATCTAACAGGGCGCAGACTGTCTGGAGAAATGATCTCAGTTAATGACTTTATGGCCAACAAGGTTTCTCTAGCAATTCTGCAGAAGCAGCTCTCTGAGACGGCCCACGGAAACCCAAGACAGAGCCACATTCGCCAGAATGGCTTCTCTGGAGGGGTGGGGGCGTTTGCTATCATGAATAATCGCCTACAAGAGACCAGTGTGGACAGGTAG
- the sdhaf1 gene encoding succinate dehydrogenase assembly factor 1, mitochondrial has translation MARHSKIQKQVLSLYRQFLRAGRDKPGFVPRIQEEFRANAAIKKTDIMHIEYLLRRGQRQLEQLKDVNTKQLGVFSKSNEDS, from the coding sequence ATGGCGCGCCACAGTAAGATACAGAAACAGGTCTTGTCGCTGTATCGTCAGTTTCTGCGCGCAGGACGAGACAAGCCAGGGTTTGTCCCGAGGATACAGGAGGAGTTCCGAGCGAATGCTGCTATTAAAAAGACAGACATCATGCACATCGAGTACCTCCTGCGACGCGGTCAGCGGCAGCTAGAACAGCTCAAAGATGTGAACACTAAACAGCTGGGAGTCTTCAGCAAATCCAACGAGGACAGCTGA